The following proteins are co-located in the Castanea sativa cultivar Marrone di Chiusa Pesio chromosome 8, ASM4071231v1 genome:
- the LOC142608424 gene encoding putative magnesium transporter NIPA6 — protein sequence MTKENLKGFILALLSSGFIGASFIIKKKGLRKAAAASGVRAGVGGYSYLLEPLWWIGMITMIVGEIANFVAYAFAPAVLVTPLGALSIIVSAVLAHFILKERLHKLGMLGCVMCIVGSVIIVIHAPQEHPITSVQEIWSMATQPAFLLYVGSVIVLVFILVFHFAPRCGHSNVLVFTGICSLMGSLSVMSVKALGTSIKLSFEGKNQLIYAETWFFMMVVAVSVITQMNYLNKALDTFNTAIVSPIYYVMFTTLTILASVIMFKDWDGQSGGTIVSEICGFIVVLSGTILLHVTKDFERISSFKASSAPVSPSLSTRLCGGNGELLLKYNNEEDVPSSEEVCLIRHELY from the exons ATGACTAAAGAAAATCTGAAAGGGTTTATTTTGGCTTTGCTATCAAGTGGGTTCATAGGGGCTAGCTTCATCATCAAAAAGAAAGGCCTTAGAAAAGCAGCTGCAGCTTCTGGTGTTAGAgctg GTGTTGGTGGATATTCTTATCTTCTGGAGCCACTATGGTGGATAGGCATGATCACAA TGATTGTTGGAGAGATTGCAAACTTTGTTGCCTATGCATTTGCCCCTGCTGTTCTTGTTACTCCTCTAGGTGCATTAAGTATTATTGTCAG TGCTGTATTGGCTCACTTTATCTTGAAGGAAAGGTTACACAAACTTGGGATGTTGGGCTGTGTGATGTGCATTGTGGGTTCTGTCATAATTGTTATCCATGCACCACAGGAGCATCCGATTACTTCTGTTCAGGAAATATGGAGTATGGCAACTCAACCAG cATTTCTGCTTTATGTTGGCTCTGTAATTGTATTGGTTTTCATTCTGGTCTTCCATTTTGCACCACGTTGTGGGCACTCAAATGTGTTAGTTTTCACCGGCATCTGTTCTTTGATGGGTTCTCTCTCG GTGATGAGTGTTAAAGCCCTTGGAACTTCAATAAAGTTAAGTTTTGAGGGAAAGAATCAGTTAATCTATGCAGAGACATGGTTTTTCATGATGGTTGTGGCTGTATCTGTCATTACTCAGATGAATTATCTCAACAAG GCACTTGACACATTCAACACTGCCATTGTGTCCCCCATATATTACGTCATGTTCACAACGCTTACAATCTTAGCCAGTGTCATAATGTTTAAG GATTGGGATGGCCAAAGTGGAGGAACCATAGTATCAGAAATATGTGGCTTTATTGTTGTGCTCTCCGGGACAATCTTATTGCATGTGACCAAAGACTTTGAGAGAATCTCATCTTTTAAAG CTAGCTCTGCACCTGTATCACCTTCCTTGTCTACCCGACTTTGCGGTGGAAATGGGGAATTGCTGCTGAAGTATAATAATGAGGAAGATGTGCCATCTTCGGAGGAAGTTTGCTTAATCAGACACGAATTGTATTAG
- the LOC142606627 gene encoding protein ARV 2-like isoform X2, translating into MDMDMDMYRCVECGFRIKTLFVQYSPGNIRLMKCENCTAVADEYIECNFLILLIDLILHKPKAYRHLLFNVLKQGAPHFEGLLWKSTVGFLLLDAYRSLVLKSCDEEWSSSTSLSSLVWTCRKLLTDVFLGNLLFLGTFLLATKIFMSISAGSLRNKDILLAILISSYFKMFLIVMMVWEFPSSVIFIIDLFVLSSNTVAVKVMTESAMSRCIGACFSAHAVKIFTTQMSLLAEAIPWLVSIMAALLKIKK; encoded by the exons ATGGATATGGATATGGATATGTACAGATGTGTGGAATGTGGGTTTCGGATCAAAACACTGTTCGTGCAGTACTCACCTGGAAACATCCGACTCATGAAATGT GAGAATTGCACAGCAGTTGCTGATGAGTACATCGAATGTAATttcttg ATTCTTCTAATTGATTTGATTCTGCACAAGCCCAAAGCATATAGACATCTACTCTTTAACGTTCTTAAACAAGGAGCTCCACATTTTGAG GGTTTATTGTGGAAGTCAACTGttggttttcttcttttggatGCTT ACAGGAGTCTTGTTCTAAAAAGTTGTGATGAAGAGTGGAGTTCGTCCACGAGCCTTTCTTCATTAGTTTGGACATGTCGAAAG TTGTTGACAGATGTCTTTCTTGGcaatcttttgtttcttggtaCTTTTCTTCTTGCAACAAAGATATTTATGAGCATATCAGCTGGAAGCCTAAG GAATAAAGATATTTTGCTTGCAATCTTGATTTCAAGTTACTTCAAGATGTTTCTTATCGTCATGATG GTCTGGGAGTTTCCATCTTCTGTGATTTTCATCATTGATCTATTTGTTTTATCGTCCAACACAGTGGCAGTAAAAG TTATGACTGAATCAGCTATGAGTAGATGCATAGGAGCCTGCTTCAGTGCACATGCTGTTAAGATTTTCACCACTCAG
- the LOC142606627 gene encoding protein ARV 2-like isoform X3 translates to MDMDMDMYRCVECGFRIKTLFVQYSPGNIRLMKCENCTAVADEYIECNFLILLIDLILHKPKAYRHLLFNVLKQGAPHFEGLLWKSTVGFLLLDAYRSLVLKSCDEEWSSSTSLSSLVWTCRKLLTDVFLGNLLFLGTFLLATKIFMSISAGSLRNKDILLAILISSYFKMFLIVMMVWEFPSSVIFIIDLFVLSSNTVAVKVMTESAMSRCIGACFSAHAVKIFTTQ, encoded by the exons ATGGATATGGATATGGATATGTACAGATGTGTGGAATGTGGGTTTCGGATCAAAACACTGTTCGTGCAGTACTCACCTGGAAACATCCGACTCATGAAATGT GAGAATTGCACAGCAGTTGCTGATGAGTACATCGAATGTAATttcttg ATTCTTCTAATTGATTTGATTCTGCACAAGCCCAAAGCATATAGACATCTACTCTTTAACGTTCTTAAACAAGGAGCTCCACATTTTGAG GGTTTATTGTGGAAGTCAACTGttggttttcttcttttggatGCTT ACAGGAGTCTTGTTCTAAAAAGTTGTGATGAAGAGTGGAGTTCGTCCACGAGCCTTTCTTCATTAGTTTGGACATGTCGAAAG TTGTTGACAGATGTCTTTCTTGGcaatcttttgtttcttggtaCTTTTCTTCTTGCAACAAAGATATTTATGAGCATATCAGCTGGAAGCCTAAG GAATAAAGATATTTTGCTTGCAATCTTGATTTCAAGTTACTTCAAGATGTTTCTTATCGTCATGATG GTCTGGGAGTTTCCATCTTCTGTGATTTTCATCATTGATCTATTTGTTTTATCGTCCAACACAGTGGCAGTAAAAG TTATGACTGAATCAGCTATGAGTAGATGCATAGGAGCCTGCTTCAGTGCACATGCTGTTAAGATTTTCACCACTCAG